A window of Cottoperca gobio chromosome 16, fCotGob3.1, whole genome shotgun sequence contains these coding sequences:
- the rprd2b gene encoding regulation of nuclear pre-mRNA domain-containing protein 2: MAAGSGAASGHGARSSNAGLEASLDRRFQGVSNTMESIQGLSNWCIENKKHHGIIVRYWMKWLKKSDNPHRLNLFYLANDVIQNCKRKNAIVFRSSFAEVLPNAAQFIRDVKVRRSVERIFTIWQERSVYPEEVIAQFKAGMKQKGKGAREAERKRKEEGEAKAEREGKRQREGERKGDSSGNCPSEHQSCPQVQDCSRVHTPVLH, translated from the exons ATGGCGGCCGGTTCAGGGGCTGCAAGCGGGCACGGAGCCCGCAGTTCCAACGCTGGTCTGGAAGCGTCTTTAGACCGACGGTTTCAAGGAGTATCCAACactatggagtcaatacagggACTTTCAAACTGGtgcattgaaaacaaaaaacaccacGGCATTATCGTTCGCTACTGGATGAAGTGGCTCAAGAAAT cTGACAACCCTCATCGCTTGAATCTCTTCTACCTTGCCAATGATGTGATACAAAACTGCAAAAGAAAGAACGCCATTGTCTTTCGTTCGTCCTTCGCAGAAGTCCTTCCTAACGCTGCTCAGTTCATCAG AGATGTAAAGGTCCGCAGGTCAGTGGAAAGGATTTTTACGATTTGGCAGGAGAGGAGCGTATATCCCGAGGAGGTCATTGCCCAGTTCAAAGCCGGcatgaaacaaaaaggaaaaggagcgagagaagcagaaagaaaaagaaaagaagaaggagaagcaaaagcagaaagagaaggcaaaagacaaagagaaggagaaagaaaaggagactCCAGCGGCAACTG CCCCAGCGAACACCAAAGCTGCCCTCAAGTCCAAGATTGTAGCAGAGTTCACA CCCCAGTCCTTCATTGA
- the prpf3 gene encoding U4/U6 small nuclear ribonucleoprotein Prp3, with amino-acid sequence MSLPKREVEELRPWVERTVKKVLGFSEPTVVTAALHCVGKGLDKRKTIDQLRPFLDDSAGGFVERLFEALEESRSARGNKGAGEKHRKRDLKDVFGDEAETGAVRETPESVDGTAPKRKRVPRFEEVEEPEVIPGPPAESPGMLTKMQIKQMMEAATKQIEERKKQLSFSSPVVAVQLETPPISRLLGTSAAAAAGVASSIAPSQAASFMNDAIEKARKAAELQARIQSQLALKPGILGALGNTGPHNLVALANLHAMGIAPPKVEIKEVNKPTPLILDDKGRTVDASGKEVELTHRMPTLKANIRAVKREQFRQQLKEKPGEDLESTSYFDQRVTITPAQRPRRGFKFHDQGRFEKIAQRIRTKAQLERLQCEIAQAAKKTGIQASTKLALIAPKKDIGDGQVPNIEWWDSYILPTNVELTPATIFHELPLFGVTNLVEHPAQINPPVDTDKPVTLGVYLTKKEQKKLRRQTRREGQKEVQEKVRLGLMPPPEPKVRISNLMRVLGTEAVQDPTKVEAHVRAQMAKRQKAHEDANAARKLTAEQRKEKQVKRLKEDLTNGVHIAVYRIRNLQNPAKKFKVEANANQLYLTGTVVLHRDVNLVVVEGGPKSQKKFKRLMLHRIKWVEHNSKRDDPDGDDDTKRNNKCWLIWDGTAKERSFGEMKFKQCPTENMAREHFKKHGTEHYWDLALSKSVLDSTDD; translated from the exons ATGTCTCTTCCTAAGcgggaggtggaggagttgaGGCCATGGGTGGAGCGAACTGTGAAGAAGGTGCTGGGTTTCTCAGAGCCCACAGTGGTTACTGCTGCTTTGCACTGTGTTGGAAAGGGACTAGACAAAAGGAAGACCATAG ACCAGCTGCGTCCCTTCCTTGATGACTCTGCGGGAGGTTTTGTGGAGCGTCTTTTTGAAGCTTTAGAGGAAAGCCGCAGTGCTCGTGGCAACaaaggagcaggagagaagcACCGAAAGAGGGACCTCAAG GATGTATTTGGTGATGAAGCTGAAACGGGTGCAGTGCGAGAAACTCCGGAGTCAGTGGATGGAACCGCACCAAAGAGGAAACGAGTCCCTCGCTTCGAGGAGGTAGAGGAGCCCGAGGTCATTCCTGGTCCTCCAGCCGAGAGCCCTGGCATGCTCACCAAAATGCAG ATCAAACAGATGATGGAAGCAGCCACAAAAcagatagaggagaggaagaaacaacTGAGCTTTTCCTCTCCAGTCGTCGCTGtacaa CTTGAAACCCCTCCGATCTCGCGGCTTCTTGGCACGtccgctgctgcagctgcaggcgTGGCTTCATCTATCGCCCCCTCCCAGGCTGCCAGCTTCATGAATGACGCTATCGAGAAGGCCCGCAAGGCTGCTGAGCTACAGGCCCGCATCCAGTCCCAGTTAGCCCTGAAACCTGGTATCCTCGGTGCCCTGGGAAACACTGGGCCTCACAACCTCGTGGCGCTAGCTAATCTACACGCAATGGGAATTGCCCCACC GAAAGTAGAAATCAAGGAGGTGAACAAGCCAACGCCTCTTATTCTGGATGACAAGGGAAGAACAGTGGATGCCAGTGGCAAAGAGGTTGAACTTACACACCGCATGCCCACACTGAAAG CAAACATTCGAGCGGTAAAGAGGGAGCAGTTCCGTCAGCAGCTGAAAGAGAAGCCAGGGGAGGATTTGGAGTCCACGTCCTACTTCGACCAACGTGTGACTATTACACCGGCTCAGCGCCCTCGCAGGGGGTTTAAATTCCATGACCAGGGGCGATTCGAGAAGATTGCTCAGAGAATTAGAACTAAG GCCCAGTTGGAAAGGTTGCAGTGTGAGATTGCCCAGGCAGCAAAGAAGACAGGAATCCAGGCATCCACTAAACTGGCACTGATTGCCCCTAAGAAAGATATTGGAGATGGGCAGGTGCCCAACATCGAGTGGTGGGACTCCTACATCCTGCCCACCAATGTAGAACT AACACCCGCCACAATATTTCATGAGTTGCCGCTGTTTGGTGTGACCAACCTGGTCGAACATCCTGCCCAAATTAACCCTCCAG TTGACACAGATAAGCCGGTAACACTGGGTGTATACCTGACAAAGAAAGAACAGAAGAAATTGAGAAGACAGACACGAAGGGAGGGACAAAAAGAAGTTCAAGAGAAGGTTCGTCTTGGACTGATGCCTCCACCAGAACCCAAAG TGCGTATCTCCAACCTGATGAGAGTGCTGGGCACGGAGGCGGTTCAGGATCCGACGAAGGTAGAGGCCCATGTCAGAGCGCAGATGGCCAAGAGACAGAA GGCTCATGAGGATGCCAATGCAGCCCGCAAGCTCACAGcggagcagaggaaagagaagcAGGTCAAGAGGTTAAAAGAAGACCTCACTAATGGCGTTCACATTGCAGTGTACAG GATCCGTAACCTGCAAAATCCTGCGAAGAAGTTTAAAGTGGAGGCCAATGCCAACCAGCTGTACCTGACGGGCACAGTAGTTCTGCACAGAGATGTCAACCTTGTTGTGGTGGAGGGAG ggCCTAAATCCCAGAAGAAATTCAAGAGGCTGATGTTGCACAGAATCAAATGGGTGGAACACAACAGTAAAAGAGATG ATCCCGATGGTGATGATGATACAAAGAGGAACAACAAGTGCTGGTTGATTTGGGAT GGCACAGCTAAAGAGCGTAGTTTTGGGGAGATGAAGTTCAAGCAGTGCCCTACAGAGAACATGGCCAGAGAACACTTCAAGAAACACGGCACAGAACACTACTGGGATCTAGCTCTGAGCAAGAGTGTGTTGGACAGCACAGATGACTGA